A genomic region of Streptosporangium lutulentum contains the following coding sequences:
- a CDS encoding carbohydrate ABC transporter permease, whose protein sequence is MSNITITPGRPAGTPPAPAGKDHRRRAPRRPRKTMNTQFRTVVSPHQLNTTRGRIIYWIVLVVVVVSFTAAFVFPLYWMITGAMKSAEELNAIPPTFLPEHISFDGYLEAWDLLGLGTLLGNTALYAGGAWLLTLAIDVTAAYALSKLRPIFGKVILALMLATLMIPPMVIMLPAYLTVKDLPIFGWNLLNTPWAIWLPAAANGFNIFLLKRFFDSIPRELLEAAEIDGASPGRTLWSVVMPISRPILGVVSILTVVNVWRDFVWPLLVLPDSEKMSISIGIASLSSQMPQNVLIASLVIASIPTMVVFFIFQRSIMAGLTAGSLKG, encoded by the coding sequence GTGTCCAACATCACCATCACCCCGGGCCGCCCCGCCGGCACGCCGCCCGCACCCGCGGGGAAGGACCATCGCAGGCGCGCGCCCCGGCGTCCCCGCAAGACGATGAACACGCAGTTCCGCACCGTGGTCTCGCCGCACCAGCTCAACACCACCCGCGGCCGGATCATCTACTGGATCGTGCTGGTGGTCGTGGTGGTGAGCTTCACCGCCGCGTTCGTCTTCCCGCTCTACTGGATGATCACCGGTGCGATGAAGTCCGCCGAGGAACTCAACGCGATCCCGCCGACCTTCCTGCCGGAGCACATCTCCTTCGACGGCTACCTGGAGGCGTGGGACCTGCTCGGCCTGGGCACGCTGCTCGGCAACACCGCCCTCTACGCGGGCGGCGCCTGGCTGCTGACGCTCGCCATCGACGTCACGGCGGCCTACGCCCTGTCCAAGCTCCGCCCGATATTCGGCAAGGTCATCCTGGCCCTGATGCTGGCGACGCTGATGATCCCGCCCATGGTCATCATGCTCCCGGCGTACCTGACGGTGAAGGACCTGCCGATCTTCGGCTGGAACCTGCTCAACACCCCGTGGGCGATCTGGCTGCCGGCCGCGGCCAACGGCTTCAACATCTTCCTGCTCAAGCGGTTCTTCGACTCGATCCCCAGGGAACTGCTCGAGGCCGCCGAGATCGACGGCGCGTCGCCGGGGCGCACCCTGTGGTCGGTGGTGATGCCGATCTCCCGGCCCATCCTCGGTGTGGTGTCCATCCTCACCGTCGTGAACGTCTGGCGGGATTTCGTCTGGCCGCTGCTGGTCCTGCCGGACAGCGAAAAGATGTCCATCAGCATCGGCATCGCCTCGCTCTCCTCGCAGATGCCGCAGAACGTGCTCATCGCATCGCTGGTGATCGCGAGCATCCCGACCATGGTCGTCTTCTTCATCTTCCAGCGCAGCATCATGGCCGGCCTCACGGCCGGCAGCCTCAAGGGCTGA
- a CDS encoding carbohydrate ABC transporter permease — translation MSTPVADRKQRQPTKRRRSVKRNLTAYGFLCGALICFAFFSWYPMVWEVILSFQQTNFVDPPVWVGLENFRTVFNDPAFAPAWINTALFTLLALLCGYAIPFVIALVLNELRHARAYLRFIVYLPVMLPPAVGVLLFQWFYDPDYGLFNQILGFFSLPGLQWLNSTSTALISLVIVSTWMNLGSGTLIYLAALQTIPSELYEAAELDGAGLFKRIRHVTIPQTKLILLVMLMLQIVATMQVFIEPYLLTGGGPEDATISVVYLMYQYAFNFGNLNAGNALGLMLMIVLMTFSAIYLRLSRDNTV, via the coding sequence GTGAGTACCCCGGTAGCGGACCGCAAGCAGCGGCAGCCCACGAAACGGCGGCGCTCTGTCAAACGCAATCTGACCGCCTACGGCTTCCTGTGTGGCGCGCTGATCTGTTTCGCGTTCTTCTCCTGGTACCCGATGGTCTGGGAGGTCATCCTCAGCTTCCAGCAGACCAACTTCGTGGACCCGCCCGTGTGGGTGGGGCTGGAGAACTTCCGGACGGTCTTCAACGATCCGGCCTTCGCGCCCGCCTGGATCAACACCGCGCTGTTCACCCTGCTGGCCCTGCTGTGCGGCTACGCGATCCCCTTCGTCATCGCGCTCGTCCTCAACGAGCTGCGGCACGCGCGCGCCTACCTGCGCTTCATCGTCTACCTGCCGGTCATGCTGCCGCCCGCGGTGGGCGTCCTGCTGTTCCAGTGGTTCTACGACCCCGACTACGGACTGTTCAACCAGATTCTCGGCTTCTTCAGCCTGCCGGGGCTGCAGTGGCTCAACTCCACCAGCACCGCGCTGATCTCGCTGGTCATCGTCTCCACCTGGATGAACCTGGGCAGCGGCACGCTGATCTACCTCGCCGCCCTGCAGACCATCCCGAGCGAGCTGTACGAGGCCGCCGAGCTCGACGGCGCCGGCCTCTTCAAGAGGATCAGGCACGTCACGATCCCGCAGACCAAGCTGATCCTGCTGGTGATGCTGATGCTGCAGATCGTGGCGACCATGCAGGTCTTCATCGAGCCCTACCTGCTCACCGGAGGCGGCCCCGAGGACGCCACGATCAGCGTCGTCTACCTCATGTACCAGTACGCCTTCAACTTCGGCAACCTCAACGCCGGCAACGCGCTCGGCCTGATGCTCATGATCGTGCTCATGACGTTCTCCGCCATCTACCTGCGCCTCTCGCGCGACAACACGGTGTGA
- a CDS encoding glycoside hydrolase family 13 protein produces MSETWWRGAAIYQVYLRSFADGNGDGIGDLAGLRSRLPYLSDLGIGAIWLNPWYPSPMADGGYDVADYRDIEPSFGTLAEAERFIEEAHELGIRIIIDVVPNHSSDQSAWFQEALAAGPGSAARNRFWFQDEPNDWKSIFGGPAWTQVPDGQWYLHLFAPEQPDFNWTNPEVHQEFHDVLRFWFDRGVDGIRIDSAAVLVKDFDGGDPEGYTDLPEVHDVYRSWRRLCDEYDERLLIGEVWFPDQERFARYLRPDELHTAFNFDFLGSPWDPAALRTSIEQTLATHQPLGAPATWVLSNHDVVRPVTRYGRADTSWDNGNRRDGAPSDLELGYRRARAAALLAMALPGSVYIYQGEELGLAEVEDIPDAFREDPMWHRSGHTVIGRDGCRVPLPWSGDEAPFGFGTGTPWLPQPEAWKKVTVEAQQADLGSMLNLYRTALHLRREWLDDGGITWLDLGPEVLAFTRESGLTCVVNLAADPVRLPPHEAVLLASGPIEGDELPSDTAVWLRTT; encoded by the coding sequence ATGTCGGAAACGTGGTGGCGGGGAGCCGCGATCTACCAGGTCTATCTGCGGAGTTTCGCCGATGGCAACGGTGATGGGATCGGGGACCTGGCCGGCCTGCGGAGTCGCCTGCCCTATCTGTCAGACCTGGGGATCGGCGCGATCTGGCTGAACCCCTGGTATCCGTCACCGATGGCCGACGGCGGCTACGACGTGGCCGACTACCGGGACATCGAGCCGTCGTTCGGGACGCTGGCCGAGGCGGAGCGGTTCATCGAGGAGGCGCACGAGCTGGGGATCCGCATCATCATCGATGTGGTGCCCAATCACAGCTCCGACCAGAGCGCCTGGTTCCAGGAGGCTCTGGCCGCCGGACCGGGGTCGGCGGCCAGGAACCGGTTCTGGTTCCAGGACGAGCCGAACGACTGGAAGTCCATCTTCGGTGGCCCGGCCTGGACGCAGGTTCCCGACGGGCAGTGGTACCTGCACCTGTTCGCTCCCGAGCAGCCCGACTTCAACTGGACCAACCCGGAGGTGCACCAGGAGTTCCACGACGTGCTGCGGTTCTGGTTCGACCGCGGTGTCGACGGCATCCGCATCGACTCGGCCGCCGTGCTGGTCAAGGATTTCGACGGCGGCGACCCCGAGGGCTACACCGACCTGCCCGAGGTGCACGACGTCTACCGGAGCTGGCGCCGCCTGTGCGACGAGTACGACGAGCGGCTTCTGATCGGCGAGGTCTGGTTCCCCGACCAGGAGCGTTTCGCCCGCTACCTGCGCCCCGACGAGCTGCACACCGCCTTCAACTTCGACTTCCTGGGCAGCCCGTGGGACCCGGCCGCGCTGCGCACGTCGATCGAGCAGACCCTGGCCACGCACCAGCCACTCGGCGCTCCGGCGACCTGGGTGCTGTCCAACCACGACGTCGTCCGCCCGGTCACGCGGTACGGCAGGGCCGACACCTCCTGGGACAACGGTAACCGCAGGGACGGGGCGCCGTCCGACCTCGAGCTCGGCTACCGTCGCGCCAGGGCGGCGGCGCTGCTCGCCATGGCGTTGCCCGGCAGCGTCTACATCTACCAGGGAGAGGAACTCGGCCTGGCGGAGGTCGAGGACATCCCCGACGCGTTCCGTGAGGATCCGATGTGGCACCGTTCGGGTCACACCGTCATCGGCCGGGACGGCTGCCGCGTGCCGCTGCCCTGGTCGGGAGACGAGGCGCCGTTCGGGTTCGGAACGGGGACGCCGTGGCTGCCGCAGCCGGAGGCCTGGAAGAAGGTCACCGTCGAGGCCCAGCAGGCCGATCTGGGGTCGATGCTCAACCTCTACCGCACCGCCCTGCACCTTCGGCGCGAGTGGCTTGACGACGGTGGCATCACCTGGCTGGACCTCGGTCCCGAGGTGCTCGCCTTCACCCGGGAGTCCGGTCTGACCTGCGTCGTCAACCTGGCCGCCGACCCCGTGAGGCTGCCGCCCCACGAGGCCGTCCTGCTGGCCAGCGGCCCCATCGAGGGCGACGAGCTTCCCTCCGACACCGCGGTGTGGCTACGCACGACCTGA
- a CDS encoding extracellular solute-binding protein, with the protein MKSRKLSMLLAAAIALTAAGCGSSDSNSSGTAPTASSSGTAAGGEAPVSITVNCMPPKTNAAQRATFEEDIAAFQKLYPHITISKATDAFPCYEPRTFEAKLAGGELETVFYVNFPNVGRLMESGQAADLTPYTSELKTFADYNSSLDLFKKDGKVYGLPTDGYGMGLVYNKEVFTKAGLDPNTPPKTWAEVQAAAKKIAGLGAGYVGFGEYSGNNVGGWHFTASLYGRGGSVITDDGTKAAFNTPEGKAVLENLKQMRWADNSMGSRLYIDWPALMKAMGAGKMGMMLGAPDVLIGLRNDFGGKFENYAVTALPEAKSLFNGGAGYMINPKSTPEQIKAGIKWIEYEFLTPGKGQLDYVRAKGADLTVGQPYPDLYGADTPSGQAVNELRKANANIDAAQFAGWVEGSKGIPAKAEPGPYAQEIYKILDTPMSAVLTRQDANIDQLLADAETKVNSLLTSKG; encoded by the coding sequence ATGAAATCCCGCAAGCTCTCGATGCTGTTAGCCGCAGCGATCGCGCTCACCGCCGCCGGGTGCGGCTCCAGCGACTCCAACAGCTCCGGAACCGCTCCCACCGCCTCCTCGAGTGGCACCGCGGCCGGCGGGGAGGCGCCGGTGTCGATCACGGTCAACTGCATGCCGCCGAAGACGAACGCGGCACAGCGCGCGACCTTCGAAGAGGACATCGCGGCCTTCCAGAAGCTGTATCCCCACATCACCATCTCCAAGGCCACCGACGCCTTCCCCTGTTACGAGCCGCGCACCTTCGAGGCCAAGCTCGCCGGTGGCGAGCTTGAGACGGTCTTCTACGTCAACTTCCCGAACGTGGGCCGCCTCATGGAGAGCGGGCAGGCCGCCGACCTCACGCCCTACACCAGCGAGCTGAAGACGTTCGCCGACTACAACAGCTCCCTGGACCTCTTCAAGAAGGACGGCAAGGTCTACGGCCTGCCGACCGACGGCTACGGCATGGGCCTGGTCTACAACAAGGAGGTCTTCACCAAGGCCGGCCTCGACCCGAACACCCCGCCCAAGACGTGGGCCGAAGTGCAGGCCGCCGCGAAGAAGATCGCCGGGCTCGGTGCCGGTTACGTCGGGTTCGGCGAGTACAGCGGCAACAACGTCGGCGGCTGGCACTTCACCGCCTCCCTCTACGGCCGCGGTGGCTCGGTCATCACGGACGACGGCACGAAGGCCGCCTTCAACACCCCCGAGGGCAAGGCCGTGCTGGAGAACCTCAAGCAGATGCGCTGGGCCGACAACAGCATGGGGTCCCGCCTCTACATCGACTGGCCGGCCCTGATGAAGGCCATGGGCGCCGGCAAGATGGGCATGATGCTGGGTGCGCCCGACGTCCTCATCGGGCTGCGCAACGACTTCGGCGGCAAGTTCGAGAACTACGCGGTCACCGCGCTGCCCGAGGCCAAGAGCCTGTTCAACGGCGGCGCCGGCTACATGATCAACCCGAAGTCCACCCCGGAGCAGATCAAGGCCGGTATCAAGTGGATCGAGTACGAGTTCCTCACCCCGGGCAAGGGCCAGCTCGACTACGTGCGGGCCAAGGGCGCTGACCTGACCGTCGGCCAGCCCTACCCCGACCTGTACGGCGCGGACACCCCGTCCGGCCAGGCCGTCAACGAGCTGCGCAAGGCGAACGCCAACATCGACGCCGCGCAGTTCGCCGGCTGGGTGGAGGGCTCCAAGGGCATCCCGGCCAAGGCGGAGCCGGGTCCGTACGCGCAGGAGATCTACAAGATTCTCGACACCCCGATGTCGGCCGTGCTCACCCGCCAGGACGCCAACATCGATCAGCTTCTCGCCGACGCCGAGACGAAGGTCAATTCTCTGCTGACCTCGAAGGGCTGA